One Pseudodesulfovibrio cashew DNA window includes the following coding sequences:
- a CDS encoding GAK system XXXCH domain-containing protein, with protein sequence MMGNETKISRYVDQAELATFLRDLADAVESGGKDEFACVDEFSKLKISIKNEFGQLALKAKFKSALPCDEPGAKTGSGEPAKPKYKQIKKRMRSSFKMLVKLIHEGEAPPEEAVRSFLEDSALMVTYPGYGDEYYESYSQACEAFKDAFESGDVDRMHETIDVIVHEKSRCHAKYD encoded by the coding sequence ATGATGGGAAATGAAACGAAAATAAGCAGATACGTAGATCAGGCCGAACTGGCGACCTTTCTGCGCGACCTGGCGGACGCGGTTGAGAGCGGCGGGAAGGACGAGTTCGCCTGTGTTGACGAGTTCAGCAAACTCAAAATTTCAATCAAGAACGAATTCGGCCAGCTCGCCCTCAAGGCCAAGTTCAAGAGCGCTTTGCCGTGCGACGAACCCGGCGCGAAAACGGGCTCCGGCGAACCGGCCAAACCCAAATACAAGCAAATCAAGAAGCGGATGCGCTCGAGCTTCAAGATGCTCGTCAAACTCATCCACGAAGGAGAGGCTCCGCCCGAGGAGGCCGTACGCTCCTTCCTGGAGGACTCCGCGCTCATGGTCACCTACCCCGGCTATGGCGACGAGTACTACGAGAGCTATTCCCAGGCGTGCGAGGCCTTCAAGGACGCCTTCGAGTCAGGCGATGTGGACAGGATGCACGAGACCATCGACGTCATCGTCCACGAAAAAAGCCGCTGCCACGCCAAGTACGACTGA
- a CDS encoding GAK system CofD-like protein, with product MRIQVTRKVEIPDPYKLALYRKAPELGPRILFFSGGTALRSTSRKLIRSTHNTVHLITPFDSGGSSAILRKAFAMPAVGDIRNRLMALADQSVQGNPAIFDLFAYRLPKNLGQEKLRAELDQMADGRHKLVRRIPDPMRKIIRNHFHQFLEAMPRDFDLRGASIGNLVLTAGYLTNRRQLDPVIYIFSKLVQVCGTVRPTINKDLHLAVRLEDGSVIVGQHNITGKETAPLASPISDIWLTGGLESDAPVAASIRNKVRERIAGADLICYPPGSFYSSVVANLLPGGVGEAVAANPCPKVFVPGTGRDPEAVGLSVADRAALLRRYLTESGAPEGADILGYVIVDSRNGSYPGGIDRAELDRMGLTVIDCELVTSGSAPDLDERLLSEMLLSLA from the coding sequence ATGCGCATCCAGGTCACCCGCAAGGTCGAGATACCGGACCCGTACAAGCTGGCGCTCTACCGAAAAGCGCCCGAGCTGGGGCCGCGCATTCTCTTCTTCAGCGGAGGCACGGCCCTGCGCAGCACCTCCCGCAAGTTGATCCGCTCCACGCACAATACCGTCCACCTGATCACGCCCTTTGACTCGGGCGGCAGTTCCGCCATTCTCCGCAAGGCCTTCGCCATGCCCGCCGTGGGCGACATCCGCAACCGGCTCATGGCCCTGGCCGACCAGTCGGTGCAGGGCAACCCGGCCATCTTCGACCTCTTCGCCTACCGGCTGCCCAAAAACCTCGGGCAGGAGAAGCTGCGCGCGGAGCTGGATCAGATGGCGGACGGCAGACACAAACTGGTCCGGCGCATCCCCGACCCCATGCGCAAGATCATCCGCAACCACTTCCACCAATTCCTGGAGGCCATGCCCCGGGACTTCGACCTCAGGGGCGCGAGCATCGGCAACCTCGTGCTCACCGCGGGCTACCTCACCAATCGACGGCAGCTCGACCCGGTCATCTACATCTTTTCCAAGCTGGTCCAGGTCTGCGGCACGGTCCGTCCAACCATCAACAAGGACCTGCATCTGGCCGTGCGCCTGGAGGACGGCTCCGTCATCGTCGGCCAGCACAACATTACCGGCAAGGAGACCGCACCGCTTGCCTCGCCCATCAGCGACATCTGGCTGACGGGCGGACTGGAGAGCGATGCGCCGGTTGCGGCGTCCATCCGCAACAAGGTCCGCGAACGTATCGCCGGGGCGGACCTGATCTGCTACCCGCCGGGCAGCTTCTACTCCAGCGTGGTGGCCAACCTGCTGCCAGGAGGCGTGGGCGAGGCCGTGGCGGCCAACCCCTGCCCCAAGGTGTTCGTGCCGGGCACGGGCAGGGACCCGGAGGCCGTGGGCCTGTCCGTGGCCGATCGCGCCGCCCTGCTCAGGCGCTACCTGACAGAGTCGGGCGCGCCCGAAGGAGCGGACATCCTGGGATACGTGATCGTTGATTCCCGGAACGGCTCGTATCCGGGCGGCATCGACCGCGCGGAACTGGACCGGATGGGGCTGACCGTCATCGACTGCGAGCTGGTCACCAGCGGTAGCGCCCCCGACCTCGACGAACGGCTGCTGAGCGAGATGCTGCTTTCGCTGGCCTAG
- a CDS encoding branched-chain amino acid ABC transporter permease — MFTFFESDPLPKAAPRQTVLSRWGMLLGVAAALVALPLILPYYALGTEIVLFALAAVAFDLCLGFTGVMMFCQASFFGTGVYVTSLTLLHVSQNLFVAVFFGVAAASALSLLFGWLASSRSGSYSVLLTLAFNECIYFVAYQWSSLTGGDDGLTGIPRPDLTIPGVMNLSIQSSLAYYVFVAVVFLACFAIIRRITLSPFGAVLKGIRENENRAKAIGYNVRLYKVAVFVIGGMFMGLAGSLYCMHINFAHIHNVHFETSGNIVMMVLIGGMGTLVGPFIGSFLIMVASEFASTLWDRWLIIQGVVFILFVLFARGGIWGIVESVKERFSAKAKTDPTPEPQAETGEQQPGVSLPGPH; from the coding sequence ATGTTTACATTCTTCGAATCCGACCCGCTGCCCAAGGCAGCACCCCGCCAGACCGTGCTCTCGCGCTGGGGCATGCTCCTGGGCGTAGCCGCGGCACTGGTGGCCCTACCCCTGATCCTGCCCTACTACGCCCTGGGCACCGAGATCGTGCTCTTCGCCCTGGCCGCCGTGGCTTTCGACCTCTGCCTCGGCTTCACTGGCGTGATGATGTTCTGCCAGGCGTCCTTCTTCGGCACCGGGGTCTACGTCACCTCGCTCACCCTGCTGCACGTGTCCCAGAACCTGTTCGTGGCCGTCTTCTTCGGCGTGGCGGCGGCCTCGGCCCTGTCCCTGCTCTTCGGCTGGCTGGCGTCCTCCCGCTCCGGGAGCTACTCGGTCCTGCTGACCCTGGCCTTCAACGAGTGCATCTACTTCGTCGCCTACCAGTGGAGTTCGCTGACCGGCGGCGACGACGGCCTGACCGGCATCCCGCGGCCCGACCTGACCATCCCCGGCGTCATGAACCTGAGCATCCAGTCCTCGCTGGCTTACTACGTGTTCGTGGCCGTGGTCTTCCTGGCCTGCTTCGCCATCATCCGACGCATCACCCTCTCGCCCTTCGGCGCGGTGCTCAAGGGCATCCGCGAGAACGAAAACCGGGCCAAGGCCATCGGCTACAACGTCCGGCTCTACAAGGTCGCCGTCTTCGTCATCGGCGGCATGTTCATGGGACTGGCGGGAAGTCTGTACTGCATGCACATCAATTTCGCCCACATCCACAACGTCCACTTCGAGACCTCGGGCAACATCGTGATGATGGTCCTCATCGGCGGCATGGGCACCCTTGTCGGGCCCTTCATCGGCTCGTTCCTGATCATGGTCGCCTCGGAGTTCGCCAGCACCCTGTGGGACCGCTGGCTGATCATCCAGGGCGTGGTCTTCATCCTCTTCGTGCTCTTCGCCCGGGGCGGCATCTGGGGCATCGTGGAATCCGTGAAAGAACGGTTCTCGGCCAAGGCCAAAACCGACCCCACCCCGGAACCCCAGGCCGAAACAGGCGAACAGCAGCCAGGCGTGTCCCTGCCCGGCCCCCACTAA
- a CDS encoding GAK system ATP-grasp enzyme produces MKIGVIGTKGGWSSEKLADTVAEKTGGERVLINMEDVRLDLPSGDAFYDGYNLRDFDALMIKKIGSRYSPDLLDRLEILRYLAERGLRIFSSPYSILRALDRLSCTISLQLENIPMPPTTVTESVDQALAAVEMYGEAVFKPLYTSKARGMFVLRHGPDARARIEEYKAEFPIMYIQKTIDLGDLDLGIAFLGGEYLTTYSRCKTNGAWNTTTASGGKYRPYAPSPEIIELARRAQAPFNLDFTCVDVAITDDGPYVFEVSVFGGFRGIQETSGIDAAARYVDYVMEKIR; encoded by the coding sequence TTGAAAATCGGAGTCATCGGAACCAAGGGCGGCTGGTCCTCGGAAAAGCTGGCGGACACCGTCGCGGAAAAGACCGGCGGCGAGCGCGTGCTCATCAACATGGAGGACGTGCGCCTGGACCTGCCTTCGGGCGACGCCTTCTACGACGGATACAACCTGCGCGACTTCGACGCGCTGATGATCAAGAAGATCGGCTCGCGCTACTCCCCGGACCTGCTGGACCGGCTGGAGATCCTGCGCTACCTCGCCGAACGCGGCCTGAGGATATTCAGCTCTCCCTACTCCATCCTGCGCGCCCTGGACCGCCTCTCCTGCACCATCTCGCTGCAACTGGAGAACATCCCCATGCCGCCCACCACCGTCACCGAGTCCGTGGATCAGGCTCTGGCGGCCGTGGAGATGTACGGCGAGGCGGTCTTCAAGCCGCTGTACACCTCCAAGGCGCGCGGCATGTTCGTGCTCAGGCATGGCCCGGACGCCCGCGCCCGCATTGAGGAATACAAGGCGGAGTTTCCGATCATGTACATCCAGAAGACCATCGACCTGGGCGACCTGGACCTCGGCATCGCCTTCCTCGGCGGCGAGTACCTGACCACCTATTCCCGGTGCAAGACCAACGGCGCATGGAACACCACCACCGCGTCCGGCGGCAAGTACCGCCCCTACGCCCCTTCCCCGGAGATCATCGAACTGGCCCGCCGGGCGCAGGCTCCCTTCAACCTGGACTTCACCTGCGTGGACGTGGCCATCACCGACGACGGCCCCTACGTCTTCGAGGTCTCGGTCTTCGGCGGCTTCCGGGGCATTCAGGAAACCAGCGGCATCGACGCGGCCGCGCGATACGTCGACTACGTCATGGAGAAAATCCGATGA
- a CDS encoding iron-containing alcohol dehydrogenase family protein gives MSVTYFQSPSRLVTGAGAVAHAGPEAARFGSKALVVTGRSSSKKSGALDKVVESLESAGVTPVLFNQVPSDPDVPTVENGAAMARTEGCDVIVALGGGSPLDAAKGISLLLGNPGRIVDYEFKQPEKAGPPIVAIPTTAGTGSEITRFTVITDTERTVKMLIQGPGLIPTVSILDPELTYTMPADFTAATGMDALTHAMEAYLSTLGTPLTDIHALAAIELIAEALVPATLNGANAEAREKMLLGQMEAGYAFGNASVGLVHAMSRPLGAHFGIPHGKANAMLLAPVMEYNRAAAPERFVRLAKALGENVEGLSVREAGYAAVETLYTLFEETGLPAKLGEYGVTEADLDKLTEDAAASGSCAFNPRVPDKDAIRTIYAAIL, from the coding sequence ATGAGCGTCACCTACTTCCAATCCCCCTCCCGCCTGGTCACCGGAGCCGGGGCAGTGGCCCACGCAGGGCCAGAGGCCGCCCGCTTCGGCAGCAAGGCGCTGGTCGTCACCGGTCGCAGCTCCTCCAAGAAATCCGGCGCGCTGGACAAGGTCGTCGAGTCCCTGGAGAGCGCGGGCGTGACCCCGGTGCTCTTCAACCAGGTGCCGTCCGACCCGGACGTGCCCACCGTGGAAAACGGCGCGGCAATGGCCCGGACCGAGGGCTGCGACGTGATCGTGGCCCTCGGCGGCGGCAGCCCCCTGGATGCGGCCAAGGGCATCTCCCTGCTCCTGGGCAACCCCGGCAGGATCGTGGACTACGAGTTCAAGCAGCCGGAAAAGGCAGGCCCGCCCATCGTGGCCATCCCGACCACCGCCGGTACCGGCAGCGAGATCACCCGGTTCACGGTCATCACCGACACCGAGCGCACGGTGAAGATGCTCATCCAGGGACCGGGGCTCATTCCCACGGTCTCCATCCTGGACCCTGAGCTGACCTACACCATGCCCGCGGACTTCACGGCGGCCACGGGCATGGATGCCCTGACCCACGCCATGGAAGCCTACCTCTCGACCCTTGGCACGCCGCTGACGGACATCCACGCCCTGGCCGCCATCGAACTCATCGCCGAGGCCCTGGTCCCGGCTACCCTCAACGGCGCCAACGCCGAGGCCCGGGAGAAGATGCTCCTGGGCCAGATGGAGGCGGGCTACGCCTTCGGCAACGCCTCGGTGGGTCTGGTTCACGCCATGTCCCGCCCCCTGGGCGCGCACTTCGGCATCCCCCACGGCAAGGCCAACGCCATGCTCCTGGCCCCGGTCATGGAGTACAACCGCGCGGCCGCGCCCGAGCGCTTCGTCCGCCTGGCCAAAGCCCTGGGCGAAAACGTCGAGGGGCTGAGCGTCCGCGAGGCGGGCTACGCCGCCGTGGAAACGCTCTACACCCTGTTCGAGGAGACCGGTCTGCCCGCCAAGCTCGGCGAATACGGCGTGACCGAGGCCGACCTGGACAAACTCACCGAAGACGCCGCCGCCAGCGGCAGTTGCGCCTTCAACCCGCGCGTCCCGGACAAGGACGCCATCCGCACCATCTACGCGGCAATACTCTAA
- a CDS encoding HprK-related kinase B produces the protein MKLTGSTRRELAEQVKAALPATNELHLDFGGCVIRTLCNTAALRDALKGYFKEFITNGGDPQISISAHEGPVPEFGLAFTVKQPDPGKTKIKEEWVDLPDGRVVRKRLTGMHFLFGEGENLAVGPCLDNSNQVINFINNRFIEWKLNQGGFLGHAAGVVHNGRGISLAGFSGAGKSTLALHLMSKGTTFVSNDRVMVEADGAGLTMYGVAKQPRINPGTALNNPDLCKIVEPDLRQEFLSMPVEELWQLEHKYDALIDECYGLGRFALKSPMDALVILNWKRDAGEMRVAKVDPKERKDLLPAFMKPTGLFYLPDNPERQNDPGVEAYAELLSGADLIEISGGVDFDRAAEVCLAYMETGELAVQK, from the coding sequence ATGAAACTGACAGGCTCCACCCGAAGGGAACTGGCCGAACAGGTCAAGGCGGCCCTTCCCGCAACCAACGAACTGCATCTCGACTTCGGCGGCTGCGTCATAAGGACGCTCTGCAACACCGCCGCCCTCAGGGACGCGCTCAAGGGCTATTTCAAGGAATTCATCACCAACGGCGGCGATCCACAGATTTCGATCTCGGCCCACGAAGGCCCGGTGCCGGAATTCGGACTCGCCTTCACGGTCAAGCAGCCCGATCCGGGCAAGACCAAGATCAAGGAGGAGTGGGTCGACCTGCCTGACGGGCGCGTGGTTCGCAAGCGGCTGACCGGCATGCATTTCCTGTTCGGCGAAGGGGAGAACTTGGCCGTGGGCCCGTGCCTGGACAACTCCAATCAGGTCATCAACTTCATCAACAACCGCTTCATCGAGTGGAAGCTCAACCAGGGCGGGTTCCTGGGCCACGCCGCCGGGGTCGTCCACAACGGGCGCGGTATTTCCCTGGCCGGATTCTCGGGCGCGGGCAAGTCCACCCTGGCCCTGCACCTGATGAGCAAAGGCACCACCTTCGTCTCCAACGACCGGGTCATGGTCGAGGCGGACGGCGCCGGGCTGACCATGTACGGCGTGGCCAAGCAGCCGCGCATCAATCCGGGCACGGCCCTGAACAACCCGGACCTATGCAAGATAGTGGAGCCCGACCTGCGCCAGGAGTTCCTGTCCATGCCCGTGGAAGAGCTCTGGCAGCTCGAACACAAGTACGACGCCCTGATCGACGAGTGCTACGGCCTGGGGCGCTTCGCCCTGAAGAGCCCCATGGACGCCCTGGTCATCCTCAACTGGAAGCGGGACGCGGGCGAGATGCGCGTGGCCAAGGTGGACCCGAAAGAGCGCAAGGACCTCCTGCCCGCGTTCATGAAACCCACCGGCCTCTTCTACCTGCCGGACAACCCGGAACGGCAAAATGATCCCGGCGTGGAGGCCTACGCCGAGCTGCTCTCCGGCGCGGACCTGATAGAAATCTCCGGGGGCGTCGACTTCGACCGCGCCGCCGAGGTCTGCCTGGCCTACATGGAAACCGGCGAACTGGCCGTCCAAAAGTAG
- a CDS encoding amphi-Trp domain-containing protein has protein sequence MSEEKFVFDSLQDTDTIKDFLVSLTDGFERESITLSTNGDTIELNPNGLLSFTVKAKRKGAENKLSIKISWKDAAGEKPAEEASLKVS, from the coding sequence ATGTCCGAAGAAAAGTTCGTGTTCGATTCACTCCAGGACACCGACACCATCAAGGATTTCCTCGTCTCGCTGACCGACGGTTTCGAGAGGGAGAGCATCACCCTGTCCACCAACGGCGACACCATCGAGTTGAACCCCAACGGGCTACTCAGCTTCACGGTCAAGGCCAAGCGCAAGGGCGCGGAGAACAAGTTGTCCATCAAGATCAGTTGGAAGGACGCCGCCGGGGAAAAACCCGCGGAGGAAGCCTCCCTGAAGGTGAGTTGA
- a CDS encoding phosphate signaling complex PhoU family protein: MITFEGLDENFKFIVLEVENQARATRDFMDAPSRKRHLKITSRDDYIDNLKTIIENKCYSRIHSDKSLDKNQLNKIRAMQVTSVNLEKIADYFVNIVKQMRYLDDQAFIKKYDYHEVFDVILERLAEIIAAFRQEDMSKALHICKAEPLLDDIYKVRFDRVMNEIGMGRDAQSLITVLFIFRYFERVGDALLNIGEAVIFSLLGERIKIEQFDALQQTLTKSGFSDSFADIDFSAIWGTRSGCRIGRVEQRDRELTPDEKKQGSIYKEGSLEKIRKERESILRWKQIFPDLVADIYGFHEEGDKGAMLVEFLNGCTLDEVVLSGDDEFARNALFIFESTVLETWTATMERLPVKTNYIRQVQSRLGGVLQTHPEFWRTPKSLGRSEVESTEDLLNRCAELEAELEAPFSVFIHGDFNINNVVYNHEDQQVHYIDLYRSRDFDYIQDASVFLVSNFRMPIFDDGHRGRINHVIRQFYAFVKGFADKHGDTTFEARMAFALARSFYTSTRFELNFKFAKEMYNRSMFLLEKINHYQGGQWENFSLPLNVLFY; the protein is encoded by the coding sequence ATGATCACCTTCGAAGGACTGGACGAGAACTTCAAGTTCATCGTTCTCGAGGTGGAGAACCAGGCGCGGGCCACCCGCGATTTCATGGACGCTCCATCCCGAAAACGCCACCTCAAGATCACCTCGCGCGACGACTACATCGACAACCTCAAGACCATCATCGAAAACAAGTGCTACTCGCGTATCCACTCGGACAAGTCCCTGGACAAGAACCAGCTCAACAAGATCCGCGCCATGCAGGTCACGAGCGTCAATCTGGAGAAGATCGCCGATTACTTCGTCAACATAGTCAAGCAGATGCGGTATCTTGACGACCAGGCATTCATCAAGAAATACGATTACCACGAGGTCTTCGACGTCATTCTGGAGCGGCTGGCCGAGATCATCGCCGCCTTTCGGCAGGAGGACATGTCCAAGGCCCTGCACATCTGCAAGGCCGAGCCCCTGCTCGACGACATCTACAAGGTCCGCTTCGACCGCGTCATGAACGAGATAGGCATGGGCCGGGACGCCCAGAGCCTGATCACCGTGCTGTTCATCTTTCGCTACTTCGAGCGGGTGGGCGACGCTCTGCTCAACATCGGCGAGGCCGTCATCTTTTCGCTGCTGGGCGAACGAATCAAGATCGAGCAGTTCGACGCCCTGCAGCAGACCCTGACCAAATCCGGCTTCAGCGACTCCTTTGCCGACATCGACTTCTCGGCCATCTGGGGTACCCGCTCGGGCTGCCGCATCGGCCGGGTGGAGCAGCGCGACAGGGAGCTCACCCCGGACGAGAAGAAGCAGGGCTCCATCTACAAGGAAGGGAGCCTGGAGAAGATCCGCAAGGAGCGGGAGTCCATCCTGCGCTGGAAGCAGATCTTCCCGGACCTGGTGGCCGACATCTACGGCTTCCACGAGGAGGGCGACAAGGGCGCCATGCTCGTCGAGTTTCTCAACGGCTGCACGCTGGACGAGGTGGTCCTCTCGGGGGACGACGAGTTTGCCCGCAACGCCCTGTTCATCTTCGAGTCCACGGTGCTGGAGACCTGGACCGCCACCATGGAGCGGCTGCCCGTCAAGACCAACTACATCCGTCAGGTCCAGTCGCGCCTGGGCGGTGTCCTCCAGACCCACCCGGAGTTCTGGCGCACGCCCAAGTCCCTGGGCCGGTCCGAGGTGGAGTCCACCGAAGACCTGCTCAACCGCTGCGCCGAGCTGGAGGCGGAGCTGGAGGCCCCCTTCTCGGTCTTCATCCACGGCGACTTCAACATCAACAACGTGGTCTACAATCACGAGGACCAGCAGGTCCACTACATCGACCTCTACCGGTCGCGGGACTTCGACTACATCCAGGACGCCTCGGTATTCCTGGTCTCCAACTTCCGCATGCCGATCTTCGACGATGGGCACCGGGGCCGGATCAACCACGTCATCCGCCAGTTCTACGCCTTCGTCAAAGGCTTCGCGGACAAGCACGGGGACACCACCTTCGAAGCGCGCATGGCCTTTGCCCTGGCACGGTCCTTCTACACCTCCACCCGGTTCGAGCTCAATTTCAAGTTCGCCAAGGAGATGTACAACCGGTCCATGTTCCTGCTGGAAAAAATCAACCACTACCAGGGCGGCCAATGGGAGAACTTCTCCCTGCCCCTGAACGTCCTCTTTTACTGA
- a CDS encoding branched-chain amino acid ABC transporter permease, with translation MTNLIVLQVFNGLVLGMIYVMLAMGLTIVWGMMDIINFAHGLFYALGAYFAYTYVQVTGDFWSALIVVPLATAVVGMVLERTLLRRLYGQNILYQILMTFGLALIGRELLILVYGPVGKSFSMPAALVGVVKIGTLFFPIYRVFIFFLVIALAALMWLFIEKTRYGSIIRAGTENSDMVSCLGINVSLVFTLIFGLAQAIAGLGGVLAAPMRGVEPFMGDLILGICFAVVVIGGMGSFFGAIVGGLIVGLSQSLITLVLPSASVIIVFIVMAVILLVRPRGLMGIRD, from the coding sequence ATGACCAACCTCATCGTGCTGCAAGTGTTCAACGGCCTGGTTCTGGGCATGATCTACGTCATGCTGGCCATGGGCCTGACCATCGTGTGGGGGATGATGGACATCATCAACTTCGCGCACGGCCTCTTCTACGCCCTGGGCGCGTACTTCGCCTACACCTACGTCCAGGTCACCGGGGACTTCTGGTCCGCCCTGATCGTGGTCCCACTGGCCACGGCCGTGGTGGGCATGGTCCTGGAGCGCACCCTGCTCAGACGGCTCTACGGCCAGAACATTCTCTACCAGATACTGATGACCTTCGGCCTGGCCCTCATCGGGCGCGAGCTGCTCATCCTGGTCTACGGCCCGGTGGGCAAGAGCTTCTCCATGCCCGCGGCACTGGTGGGCGTGGTCAAGATCGGCACCCTCTTCTTCCCGATCTACCGTGTCTTCATCTTCTTCCTGGTCATCGCCCTGGCCGCGCTCATGTGGCTGTTCATCGAGAAGACGCGATACGGCTCCATCATCCGGGCGGGCACAGAGAACTCCGACATGGTCAGTTGCCTCGGTATCAACGTCTCCCTGGTCTTTACCCTGATCTTCGGCCTGGCCCAGGCCATCGCCGGACTCGGCGGGGTGCTCGCCGCCCCCATGCGCGGGGTGGAGCCCTTCATGGGCGACCTTATCCTCGGCATCTGCTTCGCGGTGGTGGTCATCGGCGGCATGGGCAGCTTCTTCGGGGCCATCGTCGGCGGTCTCATCGTCGGCCTCTCCCAAAGCCTCATTACCCTGGTCCTGCCCAGCGCCTCGGTCATCATCGTTTTCATCGTTATGGCCGTCATCCTGCTCGTCCGTCCCCGTGGACTCATGGGAATAAGGGATTAA
- a CDS encoding YgeY family selenium metabolism-linked hydrolase, whose protein sequence is MFQQYCDLAEELREDVTRLASELIRIPSISGTEAALADFLTQTLRGLGYDEVFTDKIGNVVGIIKGDGTGPSVMFNSHMDHVDPGEESLWEYAPYGGEVAGGFVHGRAASDVKAGMAAQIYAGHILKRCGAPLKGDFIFMGVVQEEPAEMFGMRHFCDVTMPERGIDFDLMVSSEATDLDLFLGHRGRAEIEVTTIGRTSHGSAPWRGVNAVYKMIPVLERVQQLAETLPEDPFLGKATCTLTRINCWPGELSITPDKCVVSLDRRLVRDETKEDAMGQIQAILDDLAASDPEFKAEVKLRTVQETSYTGVSAECEKYMHAWAIEENDPLVDKCVAALKAIGQNPGFGKWDFGTDASYVTGVLGIPTIGYSPMEEHYAHTPKDRCDINKLIKATAGNAAIAHSVAS, encoded by the coding sequence ATGTTCCAACAGTATTGCGATCTTGCCGAGGAGCTTCGGGAAGACGTCACCAGGCTGGCGAGCGAACTGATCCGGATTCCCAGCATCAGCGGCACCGAAGCCGCCCTGGCCGACTTCCTCACGCAGACCCTGCGCGGCCTGGGCTACGACGAGGTCTTTACCGACAAGATCGGCAACGTCGTCGGCATCATCAAGGGCGACGGCACCGGCCCCTCGGTCATGTTCAACTCGCACATGGACCACGTGGACCCGGGCGAAGAGTCCCTCTGGGAATACGCCCCCTACGGCGGGGAGGTGGCCGGAGGCTTCGTCCACGGCCGCGCCGCCAGCGACGTCAAGGCCGGCATGGCCGCCCAGATATACGCCGGGCACATCCTCAAGCGGTGCGGCGCGCCCCTCAAGGGCGACTTCATCTTCATGGGAGTGGTTCAGGAGGAGCCCGCCGAGATGTTCGGCATGCGCCACTTCTGCGACGTGACCATGCCCGAGCGCGGCATTGATTTCGACCTCATGGTCAGCTCCGAGGCCACCGATCTCGATCTCTTCCTGGGCCACCGGGGCCGGGCCGAGATCGAGGTGACCACCATCGGCCGCACCAGCCACGGCAGCGCGCCCTGGCGCGGCGTCAACGCGGTCTACAAGATGATACCCGTGCTGGAGCGTGTGCAGCAACTGGCCGAGACTCTGCCCGAGGACCCGTTCCTGGGCAAGGCCACCTGCACCCTGACCCGCATCAACTGCTGGCCCGGCGAGCTGTCCATCACCCCGGACAAGTGCGTGGTCTCCCTGGACCGCCGCCTGGTCCGCGACGAGACCAAGGAAGACGCCATGGGCCAGATCCAGGCCATTCTCGACGACCTCGCCGCCTCGGACCCCGAGTTCAAGGCCGAGGTGAAGCTGCGCACCGTGCAGGAGACCTCCTACACCGGCGTCAGCGCCGAGTGTGAGAAGTACATGCACGCCTGGGCCATCGAAGAAAACGACCCCCTGGTGGACAAGTGCGTGGCCGCGCTCAAGGCCATCGGCCAGAACCCCGGCTTCGGCAAGTGGGACTTCGGCACGGACGCCAGCTACGTCACCGGCGTACTGGGCATCCCGACCATCGGCTACTCCCCCATGGAGGAGCACTACGCCCACACGCCCAAGGACCGCTGCGACATCAACAAGCTCATCAAGGCCACGGCGGGCAACGCAGCCATCGCCCACTCCGTCGCCTCCTAA